The DNA window AGACCCGCACGGGGTGGGCCGGGGCCGGCCCGCGCTTCGCCCCGACCACCCGGTAGTGCTCGCCCTCGACCCGGACCATGCCGCGCCGCTCGGTGTCCCAGACCTCGCGGATCACCCGGATCGCCTCGTCGAGGGCGTCCACGGCCGCGCCCGGGGAGAGCCGCCGGCCCCCGACCGCCTCGATCGCCTCCCAGAAGGCGCCGGCGCCGAGCCCCAGCTCCACCCGGCCGCCGGTGAGCAGGTCCAGGCTGGCCACGCTGCGGGCCAGCACCACCGGCTGGCGCAGCGGCAGGTTGAGCACGTTGCCCGCGAGGGTGATGCGACTGGTGGCCGCGGCCACGAAGGACATCAGCGTCCACGTGTCCAGGAACCCGGGCTGGTACGGGTGGTCCTGGAAGGTCACCAGGTCCAGGCCGGCCTGCTCGCACAGCTTGGCTCGCGCCACCACCTGCTCCGGCCGCCCGGCGCTCGGGGTGAGGAAGCCGCCGAAGGCCAGCTCGTGTCCGTGGTCGCTCATGCCTCGCCGCCTCGTGCCGATCTTGCGCGAACCTGCCCACGGTAGCCCCCCGTGTTGCCCGGCGGCCGGGGAACCCACCGGCTCCGGGGTCCACGACGCCCGGCGCGGCCACTCGCCACGGTGGACCCGGCGCCGCTCGGCGTCCTCTTCGGCCGGAACGCGAGAAAACTGCTGTGAGCTGGGAAAATTCGCCCACGGCCGCGCCGCTACGACAGATTCGACGGTTCCGCAAGCCGACGGACGGGGTCGTCGCTCGGCCGGGTGAAGAACTTCACAAGAAGTGGGCGTTCGGGACAAACCGTTCCTAACGTCGAGTCCGTTCGCGATCGCGGACACCACGGGCCGGCAACGCCTAATCCCGCCGCCGGCCCGGTGGTACCTGAACTCGGGCGGGAGCGGGGGACCCATACGTTCCTCGGTGCACGACACCTCGGGGTGAAGCCGCCTGCGGCGGCCGGGCTCCTCGGCCCGAACCCGACAGCTCACCTCGTCGGCGTGGAGGAAACCCACATGGCAACTGAACACGTCGCCCGTCATCGACGAGTCGCGCAGCGTCGCACCGCCGTCGGGGCGCTCGTCGTCGGCGCCGCCACCGGCGCCGCCGCCCTCCTCGGTCCGGCCGCACCGGCCAGCGCCGCCGGCGTCAACTGGGACGCCGTCGCCCAGTGCGAGTCCGGCGGCAACTGGCACATCAACACCGGCAACGGCTACTACGGCGGGCTCCAGTTCACCCGGAGCACCTGGAACGGCTACGGCGGCCAGAGGTACGCCAGCCGGGCCGACCTGGCCAGCCGCGGCGAGCAGATCGCCATCGCCGAGAAGGTCCTCGACGGACAGGGCATCGGCGCCTGGCCGGTGTGCGGCAAGAAGGGTGGCTCGACCAAGAG is part of the Micromonospora halotolerans genome and encodes:
- a CDS encoding transglycosylase family protein; its protein translation is MATEHVARHRRVAQRRTAVGALVVGAATGAAALLGPAAPASAAGVNWDAVAQCESGGNWHINTGNGYYGGLQFTRSTWNGYGGQRYASRADLASRGEQIAIAEKVLDGQGIGAWPVCGKKGGSTKRYSASDSGSKKAATKKAATKKATTKKATTKKATSERSSRGDRPAAHGERRTTPSTGGAGSYLVRPGDTLSEIADAKDVAGGWRALYERNRGVVGHDPGLIFPGQKLRLR